In Callospermophilus lateralis isolate mCalLat2 chromosome 4, mCalLat2.hap1, whole genome shotgun sequence, one genomic interval encodes:
- the LOC143397395 gene encoding ubiquitin carboxyl-terminal hydrolase 17-like protein 6 yields MEAASLHCGGESQFHDCIKPEWSSNAADAKVHLGPSLPAESSLSPCPDAPLKKNSAPVGLLLAPRGKLCLNWQRPSAAGAGLQNMGNTCYVNAALQCLTYTAPLANYMLSQEHCQRCPRHRVCMLCVMQAHVTRALHHPGDVIQPLPALVDGFHTSRQEDAHEFLLFTLHAMQKACLRGHKQPGAHPKDPTLMRQIFGGCWRSQIKCLHCCGLSDTFDPYLDIMLDITAAPSVQHALEHLVKPEWLEGENAYQCGVCQKKRPACKTLTLQKAPKVLMLVLKRFSDLTGEKIAKHVQYPECLDMQPYMSQQGRGPLVYALYAVLVHAGVSCHSGHYYCYIKAGNGHWYKMDDAKVVACDIACVLSQRAYVLFYVQKSDLETDNGSVSLGRETIAHGPGDTILGVTQGELQGDSYCKELESEERLVDTANGEITLDQWKFLQQQNRPKSEFNLRKVEFTLPPNVVVIHQSKHREKENINDKQEKYKQSKDTKYRVGEELVNTGQLPCLAGRPRATKKKNKQGKRTVIVV; encoded by the coding sequence ATGGAGGCAGCTTCACTCCACTGTGGAGGTGAGTCTCAGTTTCATGACTGTATAAAACCTGAATGGTCATCAAATGCAGCTGATGCTAAAGTCCATTTGGGTCCTTCTCTACCTGCAGAGTCATCATTGTCACCTTGTCCTGATGCACCCTTAAAGAAGAATTCAGCTCCTGTGGGGCTACTGCTGGCTCCTAGAGGAAAACTTTGTCTGAACTGGCAGAGACCGTCCGCAGCTGGTGCTGGGCTGCAGAACATGGGAAACACTTGCTACGTGAATGCAGCCCTGCAGTGCCTGACGTACACAGCTCCCCTGGCCAACTACATgctgtcccaggagcactgccaaCGCTGTCCTCGTCACAGGGTCTGCATGCTGTGTGTGATGCAAGCCCACGTGACACGGGCTCTCCACCACCCTGGGGATGTCATTCAGCCCCTGCCTGCTTTGGTTGACGGCTTCCACACTTCCCGGCAAGAAGATGCCCATGAATTTCTGCTCTTCACTCTCCATGCCATGCAAAAAGCATGTCTGCGTGGGCACAAGCAGCCAGGTGCTCACCCCAAGGACCCTACCCTCATGCGCCAGATATTTGGAGGGTGCTGGAGATCCCAAATCAAGTGTCTCCACTGCTGTGGCCTTTCAGACACTTTTGACCCCTACCTGGACATTATGCTAGACATCACGGCAGCTCCCAGTGTGCAGCATGCACTGGAGCACTTGGTGAAGCCTGAGTGGCTGGAAGGGGAGAACGCCTACCAGTGTGGTGTTTGTCAGAAGAAGAGGCCAGCCTGCAAGACCCTGACCCTGCAGAAGGCACCAAAAGTGCTTATGCTTGTTTTGAAACGGTTCTCGGATCTCACAGGGGAAAAAATTGCTAAGCACGTGCAGTATCCTGAGTGTCTTGACATGCAGCCATACATGTCTCAGCAGGGCAGAGGCCCACTGGTGTATGCCCTCTATGCTGTGCTGGTCCATGCCGGCGTGAGTTGTCACAGTGGACATTACTATTGTTACATAAAAGCTGGCAATGGCCACTGGTACAAAATGGACGATGCTAAGGTAGTGGCCTGTGACATTGCTTGTGTCCTGAGTCAGCGTGCCTATGTCCTCTTTTATGTCCAGAAGAGTGATCTTGAAACTGACAATGGGAGTGTGTCACTAGGTAGGGAAACAATAGCGCATGGGCCTGGGGACACAATCTTGGGAGTCACCCAAGGAGAGCTCCAAGGAGACTCCTATTGCAAAGAACTAGAGTCAGAAGAGCGCTTGGTGGATACAGCTAACGGAGAAATCACCTTGGATCAGTGGAAATTTCTCCAACAACAGAACCGACCAAAGTCTGAATTCAACCTCAGGAAAGTGGAATTCACTCTGCCTCCCAATGTTGTTGTGATTCACCAGTCAAAACACAGAGAAAAGGAGAACATAAACGATAAGCAGGAAAAATACAAGCAGAGCAAGGATACCAAGTACAGAGTAGGTGAGGAGTTGGTGAACACTGGCCAACTCCCGTGTCTTGCAGGAAGGCCCAGAGCCACCAAGAAGAAGAACAAGCAGGGCAAGAGGACAGTAATTGTGGTCTAG